A portion of the Cellulophaga algicola DSM 14237 genome contains these proteins:
- a CDS encoding M23 family metallopeptidase, which produces MAKKKKKGKEIKRKLLHKYRLVILNENTFEEKISFKLSRLNVFITGSICIVCLIALTTLLIAFTPLREYIPGYSSTKLKRQATELTYKSDSLVTVLNYTNKYLDNIRKVLNGDIANNQMNRDSLFEQFKLDPASVDLTPIKEDSILRAQVELEDKYNLFERTDKNVNQILFPPINGSVSQDYDPKTKHYAIDIVAAKGTPVKSVADGTVIFSEWTSETGYVIIVEHKEGLLSVYKHNGSLSKAQGDLVRAGEVIASVGNTGELSTGPHLHFELWNNSSPANPRDYIDFK; this is translated from the coding sequence ATGGCAAAAAAGAAGAAAAAAGGAAAAGAAATTAAAAGAAAACTTCTTCATAAGTATCGTTTGGTTATTTTAAACGAAAACACTTTTGAAGAAAAAATATCTTTTAAGCTCAGTAGGCTTAACGTATTTATTACAGGGTCTATATGTATTGTTTGTTTAATTGCCCTTACCACATTGTTAATTGCATTTACTCCATTGAGGGAGTATATACCTGGGTATTCCTCTACAAAACTAAAAAGACAAGCCACAGAACTGACTTATAAGTCTGACTCTTTAGTGACTGTTTTAAACTACACTAATAAATATTTAGATAATATTAGAAAAGTTTTAAATGGTGATATCGCAAATAACCAAATGAATAGAGATTCTTTATTTGAACAATTCAAACTAGACCCTGCCAGTGTAGATTTGACCCCAATAAAAGAAGATTCTATTTTGAGAGCACAAGTAGAATTAGAAGACAAATACAATTTATTTGAGCGCACTGATAAAAATGTAAATCAAATTTTATTTCCTCCTATAAATGGGAGTGTTTCTCAGGATTATGACCCTAAAACAAAACACTATGCCATTGATATCGTTGCCGCAAAAGGAACTCCTGTAAAATCTGTAGCAGATGGAACCGTTATATTTTCTGAATGGACTTCTGAAACAGGCTATGTAATTATAGTTGAACATAAAGAAGGCTTACTTTCTGTTTACAAGCATAATGGTTCATTAAGTAAAGCACAAGGAGATTTAGTACGAGCTGGAGAAGTTATTGCATCTGTAGGAAATACGGGAGAACTTAGTACTGGACCGCATTTACACTTTGAATTATGGAACAATTCTAGTCCCGCCAATCCAAGAGATTATATTGATTTTAAATAA
- the tatA gene encoding twin-arginine translocase TatA/TatE family subunit, translated as MIVSNIFLGMIGPWQIAVVVVLVLLLFGGKKIPELMRGLGSGIKEFKDASKEEDSTDKIEEKK; from the coding sequence ATGATAGTTTCAAATATTTTTTTAGGAATGATCGGGCCATGGCAAATTGCGGTTGTAGTAGTACTTGTATTATTACTTTTTGGAGGGAAAAAAATTCCTGAATTAATGCGTGGTTTGGGTAGTGGTATTAAAGAGTTTAAAGATGCCTCGAAGGAAGAGGATTCAACAGATAAAATAGAAGAGAAAAAATAA
- a CDS encoding GH3 family domain-containing protein, translated as MSIKSLAAKIFARRIAKKTQKWVNNPIITQEKLLAGLIETAKNTTFGKDHDFSEIKNHADFIKKVPVRDYEELKPYVEKVVAGESDILWPNKPIYFAKTSGTTSGAKYIPITETSIKHQVEASRNAILNYIDETGKADFVTGKMIFLQGSPVLTEKNGVKLGRLSGISAHYVPNYLQKNRLPSWETNCIEDWDTKVNTIVNETIHEDMTVIAGIPSWVQMYFEKLNTVGNKKIGELFKNFNLFIYGGVNYEPYRAKFENLIGRKVDSIELFPASEGFFAYQNSQKEKGMLLLLKSGIFYEFIKSDEFFEANPKRITIKDVEIGINYVMIISTDAGLWAYNLGDTVQFTSLKPYKIIVSGRIKHFISAFGEHVIGKEVESAMQKAIEETDARVNEFTVAPQITPELNELPYHEWFIEFEKEPSDLAKFISILDLELQQQNSYYFDLIDGKILQTLKITSIKEGGFHEYMKSIGKLGGQNKVQRLSNDRNVANELNTLKR; from the coding sequence ATGTCTATAAAGTCTTTAGCTGCCAAAATTTTCGCAAGAAGAATTGCAAAAAAAACTCAAAAGTGGGTTAATAACCCAATAATCACTCAAGAAAAACTATTAGCAGGACTTATTGAAACTGCTAAAAACACAACATTTGGAAAAGATCATGATTTTTCAGAAATAAAAAACCATGCTGATTTTATAAAAAAAGTACCCGTAAGAGATTACGAAGAACTTAAACCATATGTAGAAAAAGTTGTAGCAGGGGAGTCTGATATTTTATGGCCCAATAAACCCATTTATTTCGCTAAAACTTCAGGAACTACGTCAGGCGCAAAATACATTCCGATTACAGAAACATCGATAAAACATCAAGTAGAAGCATCTAGAAATGCTATCTTAAATTATATCGACGAAACAGGCAAAGCCGATTTTGTAACTGGTAAAATGATTTTTTTACAAGGAAGCCCCGTTTTAACAGAGAAAAACGGAGTTAAACTTGGTAGGTTATCAGGCATATCTGCCCATTATGTACCTAATTATTTACAAAAAAATAGACTCCCAAGTTGGGAAACCAATTGCATAGAAGATTGGGACACCAAAGTAAATACAATAGTTAATGAAACTATACATGAAGATATGACCGTAATAGCAGGCATCCCTTCATGGGTACAGATGTATTTTGAAAAATTAAATACTGTTGGAAACAAAAAAATAGGCGAGCTTTTTAAAAACTTTAACCTCTTTATTTATGGCGGAGTAAATTATGAACCCTATAGAGCTAAGTTTGAAAATTTAATCGGCAGAAAAGTAGATAGTATTGAGCTGTTCCCTGCTAGTGAAGGTTTTTTTGCCTACCAAAATTCTCAGAAAGAAAAAGGGATGTTATTGCTTCTAAAATCAGGTATATTCTATGAGTTTATAAAATCTGATGAATTTTTTGAAGCAAATCCGAAGCGTATTACTATCAAAGATGTTGAAATTGGCATTAACTATGTGATGATTATTTCAACAGATGCCGGTTTATGGGCATACAATCTAGGAGATACTGTTCAGTTTACCTCCTTAAAACCTTATAAAATAATTGTATCTGGAAGAATAAAGCATTTTATTTCTGCCTTTGGGGAGCATGTTATTGGTAAAGAAGTAGAATCTGCGATGCAAAAAGCAATTGAAGAAACAGATGCTCGTGTGAATGAATTTACCGTTGCACCCCAAATAACACCTGAATTAAATGAACTACCCTACCATGAATGGTTTATAGAGTTTGAGAAAGAACCTTCAGACCTTGCAAAGTTTATTTCAATTCTAGACCTAGAACTACAGCAACAAAATAGCTATTATTTTGACCTTATTGACGGTAAAATACTTCAAACCTTAAAGATAACAAGCATCAAAGAAGGTGGGTTTCATGAGTATATGAAATCCATCGGTAAATTGGGCGGACAGAATAAAGTACAGCGCTTATCTAACGATCGTAACGTGGCAAACGAGTTAAATACGCTTAAACGCTAG